GCCGGGCTCTCCGGCAGCGCCGACACGGTGGAGCGGGGCGAGGTGACCGTCGACGACGCGGCGATCTTCACCGGCCGCCTCGCCTCCGGCGCACTGGCCTCCTTCGAGGCGACCCGGATGGCCGCCGGGCGCAAGAACGCCCTGCGCCTGGAGATCAACGGGGAGCTGGGCTCCCTCGCCTTCGACCTGGAACGCCTCAACGAGCTGTCCTTCCACGACCACACCGAACCCGCGGCCACCGCGGGCTTCCGCCGCATCCTCGTCACCGAACCCGAGCACCCCTACCTGGAGGCCTGGTGGCCGCCGGGCCACGGCCTCGGCTACGAACACACCTTCGTCCACCAGGCCCGCGACGTGGTCCACACGATCGCCGACGGCACCGCACCCGTACCGTCGTTCGCGGACGGGCTCCAGGTGCAGCGGGTGCTCGCCGCCGTGGAGGAGAGCGCCGCCAAGAACTCCGTGCACACCCCGGTCCCGTCCTCGTAACCCAGGAGGTAGCCGCCCATGCCCCGCCCCTTCACCCTGTTCACCGGCCAGTGGGCCGACCTCCCGCTGGAGGAGGTCTGCAAGCACGCCCGGGACTTCGGCTACGACGGTCTCGAACTCGCCTGCTGGGGAGACCACTTCGAGGTCGACAAGGCGCTGTCCGACCCCGGATACCTGGACAGCAGGCACCAGCTGCTCGACAGGTACGGGCTGAAGTGCTTCGCGATCTCCAACCACCTGGTCGGCCAGGGCGTCTGCGACCACCCGATCGACGAACGCCACCAGGGCATCCTGCCCGGCCGCATCTGGGGCGACGGCGAGCCCGAAGGCGTACGGCAGCGGGCCGCCGCCGAGATCGCGGACACCGCCCGGGCGGCCGCCGCCTTCGGGGTGGACACGGTCATCGGGTTCACCGGCTCCTCGATCTGGCACCTCGTCGCGATGTTCCCGCCCGTCCCGCCGCACATGATCGAGCGGGGTTACGAGGACTTCGCCGAGCGCTGGAACCCGATCCTGGACGTCTTCGACGCCGAGGGGGTCCGCTTCGCCCACGAGGTGCACCCGAGCGAGATCGCGTACGACTACTGGACCACCAAGCGCGCGCTCGAAGCGGTGGACCACCGGCCCGCGTTCGGGCTGAACTTCGACCCGAGCCACTTCGTCTGGCAGGACCTGGACCCGGTGGGCTTCCTCTACGACTTCCGCGACCGGATCTACCACGTGGACTGCAAGGAGGCCCGCAAGCGCCTCGACGGCCGCAACGGCCGCCTCGGCTCGCACCTGCCGTGGGGCGATCCCCGGCGCGGCTGGGACTTCGTCTCCGCCGGTCACGGTGACGTGCCCTGGGAGGACGTCTTCCGGATGCTCCGGTCCATCGGCTACGAGGGCCCGGTCTCGGTCGAGTGGGAGGACGCCGGCATGGACCGGCTGACCGGCGCCCCGGAAGCGCTCGCCAGCCTCAAGAGGTTCGACTTCGACCCGCCGTCGGCCTCCTTCGACGCGGCCTTCGGCGGCGGCGAGTAGCGCGGACGTCCCAGCCCCGGGGGCATGATCCGGTCCACGGCTCCCCGCCCCCGGGGCTGCCTCGCGCTGCCCGGAGACTCCTTTGTCCTGGCGGAAGCAGAAGTTCGACCTACCTGTCGCACAAGGGCTTTCCGTCGAGGACGAACAGGTCTACCGTCCATTTCGTGTACACGACATGACTCGCGTCACCGGGGTCGCTCCCGTCCCCGGTGACGCATGCGCGGCAGTCCCCGCGCGGCACGGCACGGCTACACCCGCCCGTACAACCGGCACTCTCCGGAGGACCTACGTGCACAGAACCAGAA
The nucleotide sequence above comes from Streptomyces sp. NBC_01116. Encoded proteins:
- a CDS encoding sugar phosphate isomerase/epimerase family protein codes for the protein MPRPFTLFTGQWADLPLEEVCKHARDFGYDGLELACWGDHFEVDKALSDPGYLDSRHQLLDRYGLKCFAISNHLVGQGVCDHPIDERHQGILPGRIWGDGEPEGVRQRAAAEIADTARAAAAFGVDTVIGFTGSSIWHLVAMFPPVPPHMIERGYEDFAERWNPILDVFDAEGVRFAHEVHPSEIAYDYWTTKRALEAVDHRPAFGLNFDPSHFVWQDLDPVGFLYDFRDRIYHVDCKEARKRLDGRNGRLGSHLPWGDPRRGWDFVSAGHGDVPWEDVFRMLRSIGYEGPVSVEWEDAGMDRLTGAPEALASLKRFDFDPPSASFDAAFGGGE